Proteins co-encoded in one Quercus robur chromosome 8, dhQueRobu3.1, whole genome shotgun sequence genomic window:
- the LOC126694575 gene encoding 3-ketoacyl-CoA synthase 11-like: MEVENKEILDNEPNSVKLKYVKLGYHYLVSNAMYLFLVPLTIASTYLSVELIHLFNYLKFNLLSVTLCTALAVFLATLHLMRRAKQVYLLNFVCYKPEPGLMCSQEAFMEATKLNRSFFEESLAFQKKILEKSGYGPKTYVSKSLLDVPMNQTFEEARKEAEMVMFGAIDKLLAKTRVNVKDIGILIVNSSLFNPTPSLSAMVVNRYKLRGNILSYNLGGMGCSAGLISIDLAKQLLQVQPNSYALIVSMESMTLNWYRGNSRSMLLSNCLLRLGAAAILLSNRSSDRRHSKYQLIHTLRTHKGADDKCYNCVIQKEDMDKELGVSISKDILTVAGETLKNNITTLGPLVLPLSEQILFFVNLVGRKIFKMKIKQYVPDFKLAFEHFCIHAGGRAVLDELEKNLGLSEWHMEPSRMTLYRFGNTSSSSLWYELAYSEAKGRIKKGDRVWQIAFGSGFKCNSAVWHALRTINPKYEKNNPWIDEIDKFPVYVPKVAAIVS; this comes from the exons ATGGAGGTTGAGAATAAAGAAATCCTAGACAATGAACCAAATTCGGTTAAGCTTAAATATGTGAAGCTAGGTTACCACTACTTAGTCTCCAACGCCATGTATCTTTTCCTCGTGCCACTTACTATAGCTTCCACTTATCTTTCTGTCGAACTCATCCATTTGTTCAATTATCTTAAGTTCAATCTCCTGTCAGTTACACTATGCACTGCGCTTGCAGTTTTCCTTGCAACCCTTCACCTCATGCGTCGTGCTAAACAAGTTTACTTGTTGAATTTCGTATGTTACAAGCCCGAACCAGGTCTAATGTGCAGCCAAGAAGCTTTTATGGAAGCAACTAAGCTTAATAGGAGTTTCTTTGAAGAAAGTTTGGCGTTTCAAAAGAAGATTTTGGAGAAGTCAGGGTATGGCCCGAAGACATATGTCTCCAAATCACTCTTAGATGTTCCAATGAACCAAACTTTCGAGGAAGCGAGGAAGGAAGCGGAGATGGTGATGTTTGGAGCAATTGACAAGTTGTTAGCAAAAACAAGGGTAAATGTTAAGGATATAGGGATTCTTATTGTGAATTCTAGTCTTTTCAATCCAACACCATCCTTATCAGCCATGGTTGTGAATCGCTACAAGCTTAGAGGGAATATTTTGAGCTATAACCTTGGTGGGATGGGCTGCAGTGCTGGACTTATTTCAATAGACCTAGCCAAGCAGTTGTTACAG GTGCAACCTAACTCCTATGCACTAATAGTAAGCATGGAAAGCATGACTCTCAACTGGTATCGCGGCAATAGCCGATCAATGCTCCTCTCAAATTGCCTATTACGTCTAGGAGCAGCTGCAATCCTCTTATCAAACCGATCATCGGATCGCCGTCATTCAAAATACCAACTCATTCATACTCTACGTACTCACAAAGGTGCAGATGATAAATGTTACAATTGTGTTATTCAAAAGGAAGACATGGACAAAGAACTTGGCGTTTCAATCTCCAAAGATATATTGACAGTGGCTGGTGAAACCCTTAAAAACAACATCACAACATTAGGGCCATTAGTCCTTCCCTTATCGGAACAAATCCTATTTTTTGTGAATTTAGTTGGAAGAAAGATATTTAAAATGAAGATAAAACAATACGTTCCAGATTTTAAGTTGGCTTTCGAGCACTTTTGTATACATGCAGGGGGGAGGGCAGTGTTAGATGAACTAGAGAAGAACCTTGGGCTGAGTGAATGGCATATGGAGCCCTCAAGAATGACCCTTTATAGGTTTGGGAATACTTCTAGTAGTTCCTTATGGTATGAACTAGCTTATTCTGAGGCCAAAGGGAGGATCAAGAAAGGTGATCGGGTGTGGCAGATTGCTTTTGGATCAGGATTCAAGTGTAATAGTGCTGTGTGGCATGCATTGCGAACCATCAATCCGAAATATGAGAAGAATAATCCTTGGATTGACGAAATTGATAAATTTCCCGTTTATGTTCCCAAAGTGGCAGCCATCGTTTCTTAA